The Lampris incognitus isolate fLamInc1 chromosome 17, fLamInc1.hap2, whole genome shotgun sequence genome contains a region encoding:
- the csnk1db gene encoding casein kinase I isoform X2, whose translation MELRVGNRYRLGRKIGSGSFGDIYLGTDISVGEEVAIKVECVKTKHPQLHIESKIYKMMQGGVGIPTIKWCGAEGDYNVMVMELLGPSLEDLFNFCSRKFSLKTVLLLADQMISRIEYIHSKNFIHRDVKPDNFLMGLGKKGNLVYIIDFGLAKKYRDARTHQHIPYRENKNLTGTARYASINTHLGIEQSRRDDLESLGYVLMYFNLGSLPWQGLKAATKRQKYERISEKKMSTPIEVLCKGYPSEFATYLNFCRSLRFDDKPDYSYLRQLFRNLFHRQGFSYDYVFDWNMLKFGANRAAEEAERERRDREDRLRHGRNPGARGIPAASGRPRGAQDGAPPTPLTPTSHTANTSPRQVSGMERERKVSMRLHRGAPVNVSSSDLTGRQDTSRMSTSQNSIPYEHHAK comes from the exons ATGGAGCTGAGAGTGGGAAACCGATACAGACTGGGCAGAAAAATCGGAAGTGGATCTTTTGGAGACATTTATTTGG GCACGGATATTTCAGTCGGTGAAGAGGTGGCCATAAAGGTGGAATGTGTAAAGACCAAGCATCCTCAACTGCACATAGAGAGCAAGATCTACAAGATGATGCAAGGAGGAG TGGGCATtccaacaataaaatggtgtGGAGCAGAGGGGGACTACAACGTGATGGTGATGGAGCTGCTGGGGCCCAGTCTGGAGGATCTGTTCAACTTCTGTTCCCGCAAGTTTAGTCTGAAGACTGTACTGCTGCTGGCTGACCAGATG ATCAGCAGGATTGAGTACATCCACTCCAAGAACTTCATCCACAGAGATGTGAAGCCTGACAACTTCCTGATGGGGCTGGGCAAGAAGGGTAATCTGGTCTATATCATTGACTTTGGGCTGGCTAAGAAGTACCGTGATGCTCGCACACACCAGCACATTCCCTACCGCGAGAACAAGAATCTGACTGGCACCGCCCGCTATGCTTCAATCAACACACATCTTGGAATCG AGCAATCCAGACGGGATGATCTGGAGTCCCTGGGCTACGTGTTGATGTACTTTAACCTGGGTTCGCTGCCATGGCAGGGTCTCAAGGCTGCCACCAAGAGGCAGAAATATGAACGCATCAGTGAAAAGAAAATGTCTACCCCCATTGAGGTGCTCTGCAAGGGATACCCTT CTGAgtttgccacctacctaaactttTGTCGCTCCCTACGGTTTGATGACAAGCCGGATTACTCGTATCTAAGACAACTGTTCAGGAATCTGTTCCACAGACAGGGCTTCTCTTACGACTACGTCTTTGACTGGAACATGCTCAAGTTT GGAGCCAATCGTGCAGCAGAGGAGGCTGAGAGGGAGCGCAGGGACAGAGAGGACAGGCTGAGACATGGAAGGAATCCCGGTGCAAGAGGAATCCCAGCTGCATCAGGAAGACCACGGGGAGCACAGGATGGAGCACCACCCACCCCCCTCACACCCACCTCACACACAG CAAACACATCCCCACGGCAAGTATCCGGTATGGAGCGGGAGCGAAAAGTCAGCATGAGGCTTCACCGGGGTGCTCCTGTTAACGTATCATCCTCAGATTTGACTGGACGGCAGGATACCTCCCGCATGTCCACCTCACAG AATAGCATTCCATACGAGCATCATGCCAAGTAG
- the csnk1db gene encoding casein kinase I isoform X1 yields MELRVGNRYRLGRKIGSGSFGDIYLGTDISVGEEVAIKVECVKTKHPQLHIESKIYKMMQGGVGIPTIKWCGAEGDYNVMVMELLGPSLEDLFNFCSRKFSLKTVLLLADQMISRIEYIHSKNFIHRDVKPDNFLMGLGKKGNLVYIIDFGLAKKYRDARTHQHIPYRENKNLTGTARYASINTHLGIEQSRRDDLESLGYVLMYFNLGSLPWQGLKAATKRQKYERISEKKMSTPIEVLCKGYPSEFATYLNFCRSLRFDDKPDYSYLRQLFRNLFHRQGFSYDYVFDWNMLKFGANRAAEEAERERRDREDRLRHGRNPGARGIPAASGRPRGAQDGAPPTPLTPTSHTANTSPRQVSGMERERKVSMRLHRGAPVNVSSSDLTGRQDTSRMSTSQMVSGVTPGGLHSVAPR; encoded by the exons ATGGAGCTGAGAGTGGGAAACCGATACAGACTGGGCAGAAAAATCGGAAGTGGATCTTTTGGAGACATTTATTTGG GCACGGATATTTCAGTCGGTGAAGAGGTGGCCATAAAGGTGGAATGTGTAAAGACCAAGCATCCTCAACTGCACATAGAGAGCAAGATCTACAAGATGATGCAAGGAGGAG TGGGCATtccaacaataaaatggtgtGGAGCAGAGGGGGACTACAACGTGATGGTGATGGAGCTGCTGGGGCCCAGTCTGGAGGATCTGTTCAACTTCTGTTCCCGCAAGTTTAGTCTGAAGACTGTACTGCTGCTGGCTGACCAGATG ATCAGCAGGATTGAGTACATCCACTCCAAGAACTTCATCCACAGAGATGTGAAGCCTGACAACTTCCTGATGGGGCTGGGCAAGAAGGGTAATCTGGTCTATATCATTGACTTTGGGCTGGCTAAGAAGTACCGTGATGCTCGCACACACCAGCACATTCCCTACCGCGAGAACAAGAATCTGACTGGCACCGCCCGCTATGCTTCAATCAACACACATCTTGGAATCG AGCAATCCAGACGGGATGATCTGGAGTCCCTGGGCTACGTGTTGATGTACTTTAACCTGGGTTCGCTGCCATGGCAGGGTCTCAAGGCTGCCACCAAGAGGCAGAAATATGAACGCATCAGTGAAAAGAAAATGTCTACCCCCATTGAGGTGCTCTGCAAGGGATACCCTT CTGAgtttgccacctacctaaactttTGTCGCTCCCTACGGTTTGATGACAAGCCGGATTACTCGTATCTAAGACAACTGTTCAGGAATCTGTTCCACAGACAGGGCTTCTCTTACGACTACGTCTTTGACTGGAACATGCTCAAGTTT GGAGCCAATCGTGCAGCAGAGGAGGCTGAGAGGGAGCGCAGGGACAGAGAGGACAGGCTGAGACATGGAAGGAATCCCGGTGCAAGAGGAATCCCAGCTGCATCAGGAAGACCACGGGGAGCACAGGATGGAGCACCACCCACCCCCCTCACACCCACCTCACACACAG CAAACACATCCCCACGGCAAGTATCCGGTATGGAGCGGGAGCGAAAAGTCAGCATGAGGCTTCACCGGGGTGCTCCTGTTAACGTATCATCCTCAGATTTGACTGGACGGCAGGATACCTCCCGCATGTCCACCTCACAG ATGGTGTCTGGCGTGACCCCTGGTGGTCTCCACTCTGTAGCTCCACGATGA